Proteins encoded by one window of Mycolicibacterium sp. ND9-15:
- the dxr gene encoding 1-deoxy-D-xylulose-5-phosphate reductoisomerase: MSARRRVLILGSTGSIGTQALDVIAANPDRFEVVGLAAGGGNPDLLGRQRAATGVANIAVADESAAARVGDVTYAGPDAVTALVENTEADVVLNALVGALGLKPTLAALATGARLALANKESLVAGGPLVLKAARPGQIVPVDSEHSAMAQCLRGGTPDEVAKIVLTASGGPFRGWSSEKLESATPEQAGAHPTWSMGPMNTLNSASLVNKGLELIETHLLFGVPYDRIEVVVHPQSIVHSMVTFTDGSTLAQASPPDMKLPIALALGWPERVPAAALACDFSTASTWDFEPLDDEVFPAVALARQAGVVGGCLTAVYNAANEAAAAAFLDGCIRFPAIVRTIGDVLRAADQWAAEPATVDDVLDAQQWARDRATRAVEREVTTTR; encoded by the coding sequence GTGAGTGCAAGACGCCGCGTGCTGATACTGGGCAGCACCGGATCGATCGGTACCCAGGCGCTGGACGTCATCGCCGCCAATCCCGACCGCTTCGAGGTCGTCGGCCTGGCCGCCGGCGGTGGTAACCCGGACCTGCTCGGCCGACAGCGCGCCGCCACGGGTGTGGCCAACATCGCCGTCGCCGACGAGTCCGCCGCCGCGCGGGTCGGCGACGTGACCTACGCCGGGCCGGACGCCGTCACCGCGCTGGTTGAGAACACCGAGGCCGACGTGGTGCTCAACGCGCTCGTCGGTGCACTGGGGCTCAAACCGACGCTAGCCGCGCTGGCAACGGGCGCGCGCCTGGCGCTGGCCAACAAGGAGTCGCTCGTCGCAGGTGGGCCACTGGTGCTCAAGGCGGCCCGGCCGGGCCAGATCGTGCCCGTGGATTCCGAACACTCGGCGATGGCCCAGTGCCTGCGGGGCGGCACCCCGGACGAGGTCGCCAAGATCGTGCTGACCGCCTCGGGCGGCCCGTTCCGCGGCTGGAGCTCCGAGAAGCTGGAGTCGGCCACCCCCGAGCAGGCCGGCGCCCACCCGACCTGGTCGATGGGCCCGATGAACACGCTGAACTCGGCGTCACTGGTCAACAAGGGGCTCGAGCTGATCGAGACCCACCTGCTGTTCGGGGTGCCCTACGACCGCATCGAGGTGGTCGTCCATCCGCAGTCGATCGTGCACTCGATGGTCACGTTCACCGACGGTTCGACGCTGGCCCAAGCCAGCCCGCCGGATATGAAGCTGCCGATCGCGCTGGCGCTCGGCTGGCCCGAACGGGTGCCCGCGGCGGCCCTCGCATGTGATTTCTCCACGGCTTCGACCTGGGACTTCGAGCCGCTCGACGATGAGGTATTCCCGGCGGTGGCGCTGGCCCGGCAGGCGGGGGTAGTCGGCGGCTGCCTGACCGCGGTCTACAACGCCGCCAACGAGGCGGCGGCCGCGGCCTTCCTCGACGGGTGCATTCGGTTCCCGGCGATCGTGCGCACCATCGGCGACGTGCTGCGCGCTGCCGACCAGTGGGCCGCCGAACCCGCTACCGTGGATGACGTACTTGACGCCCAACAGTGGGCGCGTGACCGCGCCACGCGCGCGGTCGAGCGGGAGGTAACCACCACCAGATGA
- the ispG gene encoding flavodoxin-dependent (E)-4-hydroxy-3-methylbut-2-enyl-diphosphate synthase, translating to MASGQQIGLGMPAPPAPVLAPRRKTRQLMVGDVGIGSEHPIAVQSMCTTKTHDVNSTLQQIAELTASGCDIVRVACPRQEDADALAEIARHSQIPVIADIHFQPKYIFAAIDAGCAAVRVNPGNIKEFDGRVGEVAKAAGAAGIPIRIGVNAGSLDKRFMEKYGKATPEALVESALWEASLFEEHGFGDIKISVKHNDPVVMVAAYEQLAAQCNYPLHLGVTEAGPAFQGTIKSAVAFGALLSRGIGDTIRVSLSAPPAEEVKVGNQILESLNLRPRTLEIVSCPSCGRAQVDVYSLANEVTAGLEGLDVPLRVAVMGCVVNGPGEAREADLGVASGNGKGQIFVKGEVIKTVPEAQIVETLIEEAMRLASEMNTEGGTDASGSPVVTVS from the coding sequence ATGGCCTCCGGCCAACAGATAGGACTGGGGATGCCGGCGCCGCCGGCACCGGTTCTGGCGCCCCGCCGCAAGACCCGTCAGTTGATGGTCGGCGATGTCGGCATCGGCAGCGAGCACCCGATCGCCGTGCAGTCCATGTGCACCACCAAGACCCACGACGTCAACAGCACGCTGCAGCAGATCGCCGAGCTGACCGCGTCGGGCTGCGACATCGTGCGGGTGGCCTGCCCGCGTCAGGAGGACGCCGACGCGCTGGCCGAGATCGCCCGGCACAGCCAGATCCCCGTGATCGCCGACATCCACTTCCAGCCGAAGTACATCTTCGCCGCGATCGACGCCGGGTGCGCGGCCGTGCGCGTCAACCCCGGCAACATCAAGGAATTCGACGGCCGGGTCGGCGAGGTCGCCAAGGCCGCGGGCGCTGCGGGCATCCCTATCCGCATCGGCGTCAACGCCGGGTCGCTGGACAAGCGGTTCATGGAGAAGTACGGCAAGGCCACCCCCGAGGCGTTGGTCGAATCCGCGCTGTGGGAGGCATCACTGTTCGAGGAGCACGGCTTCGGCGACATCAAGATCAGCGTCAAGCACAACGACCCCGTGGTGATGGTGGCCGCCTACGAACAGCTGGCCGCGCAATGCAATTATCCGCTGCATCTCGGCGTCACCGAAGCTGGCCCGGCTTTCCAGGGCACGATCAAGTCGGCGGTCGCGTTCGGCGCGCTGCTGTCCCGGGGCATCGGCGACACCATCCGCGTCTCGCTGTCCGCGCCGCCCGCCGAAGAGGTCAAGGTCGGAAACCAGATCCTCGAATCGCTGAACCTGCGTCCGCGGACACTGGAGATCGTGTCGTGCCCGTCGTGCGGACGTGCCCAGGTCGACGTCTACTCGCTGGCCAACGAGGTCACCGCCGGGCTGGAAGGCCTGGATGTCCCGCTGCGCGTCGCGGTGATGGGTTGTGTGGTCAACGGTCCCGGCGAGGCGCGAGAAGCCGACCTCGGGGTCGCATCCGGCAACGGCAAGGGCCAGATCTTCGTCAAGGGTGAGGTGATCAAGACCGTGCCCGAGGCGCAGATCGTCGAGACGCTGATCGAAGAGGCGATGAGACTGGCATCCGAAATGAACACAGAGGGCGGAACAGATGCCAGCGGTTCGCCGGTCGTGACCGTAAGCTGA
- the map gene encoding type I methionyl aminopeptidase → MAVRTALRPGVVSPTLPVPSSIPRPEYAWKSTVDEGSEPWVQTREVIEKMRVAGRIAAGALAEAGKAVAPGVTTDELDRIAHEYMVGHGAYPSTLGYKGYPKSCCTSLNEIICHGIPDSTVIEDGDIVNIDVTAYIDGVHGDTNATFLAGDVSEEHRLLVERTHEATMRAIKAVKPGRQLSVVGRVIEAYANRFGYHVVRDFTGHGIGTTFHNGLVVLHYDQPAVETVLQPGMTFTIEPMINLGGLDYEIWDDGWTVATTDKKWTAQFEHTLVVTDDGAEILTQL, encoded by the coding sequence ATGGCTGTTCGCACCGCCCTTCGCCCCGGCGTCGTATCACCGACGCTGCCGGTGCCCAGCTCGATTCCGCGGCCCGAGTACGCCTGGAAGTCGACCGTCGACGAGGGCAGCGAGCCCTGGGTGCAGACGCGCGAGGTGATCGAGAAGATGCGGGTGGCCGGGCGGATCGCGGCGGGTGCGCTCGCCGAGGCCGGAAAGGCCGTCGCGCCCGGGGTCACCACCGACGAACTTGACCGCATCGCCCACGAGTACATGGTCGGCCACGGCGCCTACCCCTCCACCCTCGGCTACAAGGGCTACCCGAAGTCGTGCTGCACCTCGCTGAACGAGATCATTTGCCACGGCATCCCGGACTCGACCGTTATCGAGGACGGCGACATCGTCAACATCGACGTGACCGCCTACATCGACGGCGTGCACGGCGACACCAACGCGACGTTTCTCGCGGGCGACGTGTCCGAGGAGCACCGGCTGCTCGTCGAGCGCACGCACGAAGCGACGATGCGCGCGATCAAGGCCGTCAAACCCGGCCGTCAGCTGTCCGTCGTCGGCCGGGTCATCGAGGCGTACGCAAATCGGTTCGGCTACCACGTGGTTCGCGACTTCACCGGCCACGGAATCGGCACCACCTTCCACAACGGCCTGGTGGTGCTGCACTACGACCAGCCCGCGGTGGAGACCGTGCTGCAGCCCGGCATGACGTTCACCATCGAGCCGATGATCAACCTCGGCGGGCTCGACTACGAGATCTGGGACGACGGCTGGACCGTCGCCACCACGGACAAGAAGTGGACCGCGCAGTTCGAGCACACACTGGTGGTCACCGACGACGGCGCCGAGATCCTGACCCAGCTGTGA
- a CDS encoding fasciclin domain-containing protein, with protein sequence MKLEFRKSVTAAGVAAAAILTISACSNEAETPAPTAAPETTSRATTGAPAPMERSMDPAANLVGTGCATYAEQVPSGPGSVAGMAQDPVTVAASNNPMLKTLTQAVSGQLNPKVNLVDTLNGGEFTVFAPTDEAFGKLDPATIETLKTDSELLTGILTYHVVPGQASPAQVAGDHKTVQGANVAVTGEGDGLKVNDAGLVCGGVSTANATVYMIDTVLMPPAAS encoded by the coding sequence ATGAAACTCGAATTTCGCAAGTCTGTCACGGCGGCGGGTGTGGCCGCGGCCGCGATCCTGACCATCTCGGCGTGTTCGAACGAGGCCGAGACCCCGGCGCCCACCGCGGCCCCGGAGACAACTTCCCGTGCGACCACCGGCGCCCCCGCGCCGATGGAGCGGTCCATGGATCCGGCCGCGAACCTGGTGGGCACCGGTTGTGCGACCTACGCCGAGCAGGTGCCGTCGGGTCCGGGTTCGGTGGCCGGAATGGCGCAGGACCCGGTGACCGTCGCCGCGTCGAACAACCCGATGCTCAAGACGCTGACGCAAGCGGTCTCCGGGCAGCTCAACCCGAAAGTCAACCTCGTCGACACGCTCAACGGGGGCGAGTTCACGGTGTTCGCGCCGACCGATGAGGCCTTCGGCAAGCTCGACCCGGCCACCATCGAGACGCTCAAGACCGACAGCGAACTGCTGACCGGCATCCTCACCTATCACGTGGTGCCGGGACAGGCCAGTCCGGCGCAGGTGGCCGGCGACCACAAGACCGTGCAGGGCGCCAACGTCGCGGTCACAGGTGAGGGCGACGGCCTCAAGGTCAACGACGCCGGGCTGGTGTGCGGCGGGGTGTCCACCGCCAACGCGACGGTGTACATGATCGACACCGTCCTGATGCCCCCGGCCGCCTCCTAG
- a CDS encoding DUF1707 SHOCT-like domain-containing protein, with protein sequence MTDINYDAMRVSDADRNGTLRRLHNAVALGLIDIDEFEERSAAVARARLHSDLDALVGDLPGPGAIVTSAADRVELRGVLGSLKRHGEWTVPSRLALHRRVGSVDLDLTRARFAGPMVVIELDLKFGGLDLRLPEGASASIDDVEVVVGSAEDHRRDAPGDGTPHVILTGKVVCGSIDIRGPRKSWRLGRFG encoded by the coding sequence ATGACCGACATCAATTACGACGCCATGCGCGTCTCCGACGCCGACCGCAACGGCACGCTGCGGCGACTGCACAATGCCGTCGCGCTGGGCCTCATCGACATCGACGAGTTCGAGGAACGTTCGGCGGCGGTGGCGCGGGCGCGGCTGCACTCCGACCTGGACGCGCTGGTCGGCGACCTACCCGGCCCAGGCGCGATCGTCACGTCGGCCGCCGACCGGGTCGAGTTGCGAGGTGTCCTCGGGTCGCTCAAACGGCACGGCGAATGGACCGTACCGAGCCGACTGGCTCTGCACCGGCGGGTGGGTTCGGTGGACCTGGACCTGACGAGGGCGCGGTTCGCCGGGCCGATGGTGGTCATCGAACTCGACCTGAAGTTCGGGGGCCTGGACCTGCGACTGCCCGAAGGCGCCAGTGCTTCGATCGACGATGTCGAGGTCGTCGTCGGCAGCGCCGAAGACCACCGCAGGGATGCGCCGGGCGACGGCACCCCGCACGTCATCCTGACCGGCAAGGTGGTCTGCGGCTCGATCGACATCCGCGGCCCGCGTAAGTCCTGGCGGTTGGGCCGGTTCGGCTGA
- a CDS encoding GNAT family N-acetyltransferase, whose product MSAPPLFRHVDERRVSVVRDVGAVIRVLDEDPVGSCMVACRVADNGVEPSAIGGELWTRCRPTESLCYAGANLIPLRGAMIDLQAFAEKAMSTARRCSSLVGRAELVLPMWRRLEQAWGTARDVREHQPLMALSTPPLCATDPAVRQVRADELDAYLVASVDMFIGEVGIDPRLGDGGRGYRRRVAGLIAAGRAWARFERGEVVFKAEVGSQSPTVGQIQGVWVHPDWRGHGLGTAGTATLASAVVRSGRTASLYVNDFNTVARATYDRVGFRRVGTFATVLLD is encoded by the coding sequence ATGTCGGCACCGCCGCTGTTTCGTCACGTCGACGAACGACGGGTCTCGGTGGTGCGTGACGTCGGCGCCGTCATACGTGTCCTCGACGAGGATCCGGTCGGATCCTGCATGGTCGCCTGCCGGGTGGCCGACAACGGTGTGGAGCCTTCGGCGATCGGCGGCGAACTGTGGACGCGGTGCCGGCCCACCGAGTCGCTGTGCTACGCAGGGGCGAACCTCATTCCGTTGCGCGGGGCGATGATCGATCTGCAGGCGTTCGCCGAGAAGGCGATGAGCACCGCACGGCGCTGCTCGTCGCTGGTCGGTCGGGCCGAATTGGTGCTGCCGATGTGGCGTCGCCTCGAGCAGGCCTGGGGCACCGCGCGTGACGTCCGCGAGCATCAGCCGTTGATGGCGCTGAGCACGCCGCCGCTGTGCGCCACCGATCCGGCGGTGCGTCAGGTGCGCGCCGACGAGCTCGACGCCTATCTCGTCGCCTCCGTCGACATGTTCATCGGCGAAGTCGGCATCGACCCGCGGCTCGGCGACGGCGGGCGCGGTTACCGCCGACGCGTCGCCGGGCTGATCGCGGCAGGCCGCGCCTGGGCCCGCTTCGAGCGCGGCGAGGTGGTGTTCAAGGCCGAGGTCGGCTCCCAGTCGCCGACGGTCGGCCAGATCCAGGGTGTGTGGGTGCACCCCGACTGGCGCGGGCACGGTTTAGGCACCGCGGGTACCGCCACCCTGGCGTCGGCGGTGGTGCGCTCCGGCCGCACGGCGAGCCTGTATGTCAACGACTTCAACACCGTCGCGAGGGCCACTTACGACCGGGTCGGCTTCCGACGGGTGGGAACGTTCGCGACCGTTCTGCTCGACTGA
- a CDS encoding penicillin-binding transpeptidase domain-containing protein has product MASSVTRITSLLAVGVVIVGLNSACTPRPAGPEPTAEKFFAALATGDTARAAELSDRPAETREDLNGAWAGLQATHLDTQILGAKYAEDTGSVTYRYTWHLPKDRTWTYDGQLNMVRDEGRWMVRWSATGLHPRLGDNQTFALRADAPPRASVIERGGTEVLVPGYLYSYTLDARAAGGALMQTARAVVDALRPFDNTLDPQRLAEQASSSKQPLNLITLRKSDHDRVAAAIGAQPGVVITPQNEMVPTDETFAPAIVSEVKKAVVGELGGQAGWRVVTVNQNGVDVDVLNEVPGTPAPSIRISLDRAVQDAAQNAVNFTGKKAMIVVIKPSTGEILAVAQNASADSEGLIATTGLYPPGSTFKMVTAGAAIERDMATPNTLLPCPGTMDIGHRTVPNYGGFDLGTVPMSRAFASSCNTTFAELASRMPPRGLTMAAARYGIGADYDIEGLRTVTGSVPPTVDLAERTEDGFGQGKVLASPFGMALAAATVAAGKTPVPQLIQGRQTEVTDNPAPMDPKILEGLRPMMRLVVTNGTAEDLQGAGDVRGKTGEAEFAGGSHSWFAGYRGDMAFAALIVGGGSSEYAVRMLKGMLDGLPPDYLA; this is encoded by the coding sequence ATGGCATCTTCAGTAACACGCATAACGAGCTTGCTGGCGGTCGGCGTGGTGATTGTCGGCCTCAACAGCGCATGTACCCCCAGGCCCGCGGGACCCGAGCCGACCGCCGAGAAGTTCTTCGCCGCGCTGGCGACCGGCGACACTGCGCGCGCGGCCGAACTCAGTGACCGGCCGGCCGAGACGCGCGAAGACCTGAACGGGGCATGGGCGGGTCTGCAGGCCACGCACCTCGACACCCAGATCCTGGGGGCCAAGTACGCCGAAGACACCGGCAGTGTGACCTATCGCTACACCTGGCATCTGCCGAAGGACCGCACCTGGACCTACGACGGGCAACTCAACATGGTCCGCGACGAGGGCCGGTGGATGGTGCGGTGGAGCGCCACCGGGCTGCATCCGCGGCTCGGCGACAACCAGACTTTCGCGCTGCGCGCGGACGCGCCACCGCGGGCATCGGTGATCGAGCGGGGCGGCACCGAGGTGCTGGTGCCCGGCTATCTGTACAGCTACACGTTGGACGCGCGGGCGGCGGGCGGGGCGCTGATGCAGACCGCGCGCGCCGTCGTCGACGCGCTGCGGCCATTCGACAACACGCTGGACCCGCAGCGGCTCGCCGAACAGGCCAGCTCGTCGAAGCAGCCACTGAACCTGATCACGCTGCGCAAATCCGACCACGACCGGGTCGCCGCCGCGATCGGCGCACAACCTGGTGTGGTCATCACGCCGCAGAACGAAATGGTGCCTACCGACGAGACTTTCGCGCCCGCAATCGTCAGCGAGGTCAAGAAGGCGGTCGTCGGCGAACTCGGCGGGCAGGCGGGCTGGCGGGTGGTCACCGTCAATCAAAACGGCGTCGACGTCGATGTGCTCAACGAAGTGCCGGGTACGCCTGCACCCTCGATCAGGATCAGCCTCGACCGCGCGGTCCAGGACGCCGCACAGAACGCGGTCAACTTCACCGGCAAGAAGGCGATGATCGTGGTGATCAAGCCCTCCACCGGCGAGATCCTGGCCGTCGCGCAGAACGCGTCCGCCGACAGCGAAGGGCTCATCGCCACCACCGGCCTGTACCCGCCAGGGTCGACGTTCAAGATGGTCACGGCCGGGGCGGCCATCGAACGCGACATGGCCACTCCCAACACGCTCCTCCCGTGTCCCGGGACGATGGACATCGGTCATCGGACGGTGCCCAACTACGGTGGCTTCGACCTCGGCACGGTGCCGATGTCGCGGGCTTTCGCCAGTTCGTGCAACACCACGTTCGCCGAACTGGCCAGCCGGATGCCGCCGCGCGGATTGACGATGGCCGCGGCGAGGTACGGCATCGGCGCCGACTACGACATCGAGGGGCTGAGGACCGTGACGGGTTCTGTGCCGCCCACCGTCGATCTGGCCGAGCGCACCGAAGACGGCTTCGGCCAGGGTAAGGTGCTGGCCAGCCCGTTCGGCATGGCGCTGGCCGCCGCGACCGTAGCGGCCGGTAAAACCCCTGTGCCGCAACTCATTCAGGGCAGGCAGACCGAGGTCACCGATAACCCCGCGCCGATGGACCCGAAGATTCTCGAGGGGCTGCGACCGATGATGCGGTTGGTGGTCACCAACGGCACCGCAGAGGATCTGCAAGGCGCGGGCGACGTGCGCGGCAAGACCGGTGAGGCGGAGTTTGCGGGCGGTTCGCATTCGTGGTTCGCCGGGTACCGCGGCGACATGGCGTTCGCCGCGCTGATCGTCGGCGGCGGATCGTCGGAGTACGCGGTGCGGATGCTCAAGGGCATGCTCGACGGGCTTCCGCCGGACTACCTGGCCTGA
- a CDS encoding GNAT family N-acetyltransferase — translation MADDNRTIARREIADTMLRALERRHELLDVIVESEDYDAAVEAIAGMLGASHPAAEAVLRLSFDRLTKVSRRRIAAELEDLNNQLSFTMGEPARTADSMVLRPFHADADRDIFAARTSDVREAGDGSRAPAGDLDDEIRGGLRRVDAEEAAWLVVVHDSEKVGMVFGDLISGEVNVRIWIHPDYRKQGYGTAALRKSRSEMAAYFPAVPLVVRAPAAGS, via the coding sequence ATGGCTGACGACAACCGCACAATCGCGCGCAGAGAGATCGCCGACACGATGCTGCGCGCCCTCGAACGGCGACATGAACTTCTCGACGTCATCGTAGAGTCCGAGGACTACGACGCGGCCGTCGAAGCGATCGCCGGCATGCTCGGTGCGTCGCACCCGGCCGCCGAAGCGGTGCTGCGGTTGTCGTTCGATCGGCTGACCAAGGTGTCGCGGCGCCGGATCGCGGCCGAGCTGGAGGATCTCAACAACCAGCTCAGCTTCACCATGGGCGAGCCCGCCCGCACCGCTGACAGCATGGTGCTGCGACCGTTCCACGCCGACGCCGACCGTGACATCTTCGCGGCGCGCACCTCCGACGTCCGCGAAGCGGGCGACGGGTCTCGCGCCCCGGCAGGCGACCTCGACGACGAGATCCGCGGCGGCTTGCGCCGCGTCGATGCCGAAGAGGCGGCCTGGCTGGTGGTGGTGCACGACTCCGAGAAGGTCGGCATGGTCTTCGGCGACCTCATCTCCGGCGAGGTCAACGTGCGAATCTGGATTCACCCCGACTACCGCAAACAGGGGTACGGCACCGCCGCGCTGCGCAAGTCGCGGTCGGAGATGGCCGCGTATTTCCCGGCGGTGCCGCTGGTGGTCCGGGCACCGGCGGCCGGGTCGTAG
- a CDS encoding M50 family metallopeptidase: MMWLTGVVLFALAILVSVALHECGHMWVARATGMKVRRYFVGFGPTLWSTWRANKLGDRTEYGVKAVPLGGFCDIAGMTSVEELAPDEHERAMYKQKTWKRAAVLAAGPGMNFVIGLLLIYGIAVVWGLPNLHAPTTAIVGETSCVKAEVSKGQLGDCLAPSSAAAAGIRAGDTVVKVGDTPVANFDEMVAAIRPLKGPTQFTVQRDGDEFTTVVDVVPAQRWVASGDSAEPAPVGTVGITAAQFGPTQYNALSAAPATVAFTGDLAVEIGKSLAKLPTKIGALVHSLGGEERDPETPISVVGASIIGGDAVDQGLWVAFWFFLAQLNFVLGAINLVPLLPFDGGHIAIAFYEKVRNMIRSARGKVAAAPVNYLKLMPATYLILVVVAGYMLLTVTADFINPIRIFQ, translated from the coding sequence ATGATGTGGCTGACGGGTGTCGTGCTGTTCGCACTGGCCATCCTGGTTTCGGTGGCTCTGCACGAATGCGGGCACATGTGGGTGGCGCGCGCCACCGGCATGAAGGTGCGCCGCTACTTCGTCGGGTTCGGACCCACGCTGTGGTCCACCTGGCGGGCGAACAAGCTCGGCGACCGCACCGAGTACGGCGTCAAGGCGGTCCCGCTCGGCGGGTTCTGCGACATCGCGGGCATGACCTCGGTGGAGGAACTCGCGCCCGACGAGCACGAGCGCGCGATGTACAAACAGAAGACATGGAAACGGGCTGCGGTGCTCGCCGCCGGCCCCGGCATGAACTTCGTCATCGGCCTGCTGCTGATCTACGGCATCGCGGTGGTGTGGGGACTGCCCAACCTGCACGCGCCGACCACCGCGATCGTCGGCGAGACGTCGTGTGTGAAGGCCGAAGTCAGCAAGGGGCAGCTCGGCGACTGCCTGGCCCCGTCGTCGGCCGCCGCCGCGGGCATTCGGGCCGGCGACACCGTGGTGAAGGTCGGCGACACCCCGGTGGCGAATTTCGACGAGATGGTCGCCGCCATCCGCCCGCTGAAGGGTCCGACTCAGTTCACCGTGCAGCGCGACGGCGACGAGTTCACCACCGTCGTCGACGTCGTCCCCGCCCAGCGCTGGGTCGCCAGCGGAGACTCCGCCGAGCCGGCCCCGGTCGGCACGGTCGGCATCACCGCGGCGCAATTCGGGCCCACGCAGTACAACGCGCTGTCGGCGGCGCCCGCCACGGTCGCGTTCACCGGCGACCTCGCCGTGGAGATCGGCAAGTCGCTGGCCAAGCTCCCGACCAAGATAGGCGCATTGGTGCACTCCCTTGGCGGCGAGGAGCGCGACCCCGAGACCCCGATCAGCGTGGTCGGCGCCAGCATCATCGGCGGCGACGCCGTGGACCAGGGGCTGTGGGTCGCGTTCTGGTTCTTCCTGGCGCAGTTGAATTTCGTGCTCGGTGCGATCAACCTCGTACCGCTGTTGCCGTTCGACGGTGGACACATCGCGATCGCGTTCTACGAGAAAGTCCGCAACATGATCCGGTCGGCGCGCGGCAAGGTGGCCGCGGCTCCGGTCAACTACCTCAAGCTGATGCCCGCCACATACCTGATCCTCGTGGTGGTGGCCGGCTACATGCTGTTGACCGTGACCGCCGACTTCATCAACCCCATCAGAATCTTCCAGTAG